The following proteins come from a genomic window of Rhizobium sp. 007:
- a CDS encoding transporter substrate-binding domain-containing protein, which produces MNVLNSMRAVVMAAALAITSLAMTAEAGAVTLNDIISRGTVRIGVLTGAPPMGMVDEKGNPTGYDVDVANLIAGYLSLPVELVPLTPPARIPALQTGKVDFLVATLAPTGERAKTVMFTQPYSAFNMDIISGPDQKFASLADLQGKRVAVNRGSSQETALRKAAVPGMEIVVFEDDSTSAQALIAGQADAVALPSTVGEAIIKQRPDAGLQVGFTFFQQGNSMATKLDDFELRQWLNTSIYLMKISGDLDKIATKWTGRPMPTLPSF; this is translated from the coding sequence ATGAATGTTCTTAACTCTATGCGCGCGGTTGTAATGGCAGCCGCACTCGCCATCACGTCCTTGGCGATGACCGCCGAAGCCGGGGCGGTCACGCTCAATGACATCATATCACGCGGCACCGTCCGGATCGGCGTTCTGACCGGTGCGCCGCCGATGGGGATGGTGGATGAAAAAGGTAATCCGACCGGCTACGACGTTGACGTCGCCAACTTGATTGCCGGATATCTCTCGCTGCCTGTCGAACTCGTCCCACTGACGCCGCCGGCCCGCATTCCGGCGCTCCAGACCGGCAAGGTCGATTTCCTCGTTGCGACGCTGGCCCCGACGGGTGAGCGGGCCAAGACCGTCATGTTTACGCAGCCCTACAGCGCCTTTAACATGGATATCATATCCGGTCCCGACCAGAAGTTTGCGAGCCTTGCCGATCTTCAGGGCAAGCGCGTCGCGGTCAATCGGGGTTCGTCACAGGAAACCGCTCTTCGCAAGGCGGCGGTCCCCGGCATGGAGATCGTGGTTTTCGAAGACGACTCCACCAGTGCGCAGGCGCTGATTGCCGGTCAGGCGGACGCGGTCGCACTGCCGTCGACTGTGGGAGAAGCGATCATCAAGCAGCGTCCTGACGCTGGCCTCCAGGTCGGCTTCACCTTCTTCCAGCAAGGCAACTCGATGGCGACGAAGCTCGACGATTTCGAACTGCGTCAATGGCTGAATACGTCGATCTATCTGATGAAGATCTCCGGCGATCTCGACAAGATCGCGACGAAATGGACAGGCCGTCCGATGCCGACCCTTCCGTCCTTCTGA
- a CDS encoding amino acid ABC transporter ATP-binding protein: protein MPEVIVENVHKSFGALEVLKGVSLSVGRGEVFALIGRSGSGKSTLLRCMNGLEKINSGRIEIAGHALGGDAKALRSLRTDVGIVFQSYNLFPHLTVGENIMLAPRIVKDVAKAETREIAREVLQLVGLSEKFDAYPDQLSGGQQQRVAIARSLAMRPKVMLFDEVTSALDPELTEEVLTVMEKLARDGMTMILVTHEMGFARRVATQTIFMHKGTIWEQGASKELFVNPQTPELRQFVKSDVK, encoded by the coding sequence ATGCCGGAAGTAATCGTTGAAAATGTTCACAAGAGCTTCGGTGCGCTCGAGGTTCTCAAGGGCGTATCGCTCAGCGTCGGGCGCGGAGAGGTCTTTGCACTGATCGGCCGGTCCGGTTCTGGAAAGAGCACGCTGTTACGCTGCATGAACGGTTTGGAAAAGATCAACTCCGGTCGCATCGAGATCGCCGGCCATGCGCTTGGAGGAGACGCAAAGGCGCTGCGAAGCCTGCGCACCGATGTCGGCATCGTCTTCCAAAGCTACAACCTCTTTCCACATTTGACCGTGGGCGAGAACATCATGCTGGCACCCCGCATTGTCAAAGACGTTGCAAAGGCGGAGACACGGGAGATCGCCCGCGAGGTTCTCCAGCTCGTGGGCCTGTCGGAAAAATTCGATGCCTATCCGGACCAGCTTTCTGGCGGCCAGCAGCAGCGTGTGGCGATTGCCCGTTCCCTTGCAATGCGCCCGAAGGTGATGCTCTTCGACGAAGTCACCTCTGCGCTCGATCCGGAACTGACCGAGGAAGTGCTGACGGTCATGGAGAAATTGGCCCGCGATGGAATGACCATGATACTCGTCACGCATGAGATGGGTTTTGCGCGACGGGTGGCTACGCAGACGATCTTCATGCACAAGGGCACGATCTGGGAGCAGGGGGCATCCAAGGAGCTGTTTGTTAATCCACAGACGCCCGAGTTGCGGCAGTTTGTGAAATCGGACGTTAAGTAA
- a CDS encoding LacI family DNA-binding transcriptional regulator — translation MQGLSLTSFYVIDNNRTVKPVFTFQGVGTRQVAKDKTRIVTLLDVAAKAGVSSMTVSKVMRGVGNISKATQQRVRCAADELGYLPNNLAGSLSSRKSRMVAVIIPSMSDIVFSEVLSGVNAILRPNGLHTFIGESHFDPGIEADLVREMLSFRPAGLLLNGGMARSAACDKLLERRTCPAIQMWDCDNEDLDFSAGPSHMEAGQLVAAHFLERRLRRVAYVGAELEKDLCARWRYLALRSTLASANIDVISMVCENRPRQAETGRALTQELIRDHPEIQAIHFLNDAMALGGLSYLHEAGIPVPEQVSVVGFNGTSIPNTVRTRLTTVDVPRAEIGKTAARALLNILAHVHVNRSWRAEIQLIQGNTTTKR, via the coding sequence ATGCAAGGGTTATCGTTAACCTCATTTTATGTTATCGATAACAATCGGACTGTCAAGCCAGTTTTTACTTTTCAAGGCGTGGGGACGAGGCAAGTGGCAAAGGATAAGACACGGATCGTCACGCTGCTTGATGTGGCGGCAAAGGCAGGCGTAAGCAGCATGACAGTCTCAAAGGTTATGCGAGGCGTCGGCAACATTTCCAAGGCGACGCAACAAAGGGTGAGATGTGCCGCAGACGAGCTTGGCTATCTGCCGAACAACCTTGCCGGATCATTGAGTTCGCGCAAGAGCCGGATGGTAGCAGTGATTATCCCCTCGATGAGCGACATTGTCTTTTCCGAAGTGCTGAGTGGGGTAAACGCCATCCTGCGCCCCAATGGACTTCATACCTTCATCGGAGAATCGCATTTCGATCCCGGCATCGAAGCAGACCTCGTGCGCGAGATGCTGTCCTTCCGCCCGGCAGGGCTTTTGCTAAACGGCGGCATGGCACGAAGCGCCGCTTGCGACAAATTGCTAGAAAGACGTACCTGCCCGGCCATTCAAATGTGGGATTGCGACAATGAAGATCTTGATTTCAGCGCAGGCCCTTCGCACATGGAGGCAGGGCAACTCGTTGCTGCGCATTTCCTGGAGCGCCGCCTCAGGCGCGTTGCCTATGTCGGCGCCGAATTGGAGAAGGATCTCTGCGCCCGCTGGCGCTACCTTGCCTTGCGGTCTACGCTTGCGAGCGCCAACATCGACGTGATCAGCATGGTTTGCGAAAATCGGCCGAGACAGGCCGAAACAGGACGCGCCCTTACGCAGGAATTGATCCGCGATCATCCCGAGATCCAGGCTATTCACTTTTTGAACGACGCGATGGCGCTTGGTGGCCTCTCCTATCTGCACGAAGCGGGAATTCCAGTTCCAGAGCAGGTGTCCGTGGTGGGATTTAACGGCACGTCCATCCCCAACACGGTCCGAACCAGACTTACGACCGTTGATGTACCTCGCGCCGAGATCGGCAAGACGGCGGCTCGGGCGCTCTTGAATATACTTGCACACGTGCACGTGAACAGATCGTGGCGGGCTGAGATCCAGCTCATCCAGGGCAACACGACGACGAAACGATAA
- a CDS encoding amino acid ABC transporter permease: MTLRTFGFDEFGFLLQALQWTILLTVIALVGGGLLGFAVALARTSPVKAVRFAAGSYIQVIQGIPVLMILFLSYYGLSLAGLELPPLFAAGASMTIYASGYLAEIWRGCIQAVPKQQWEASESLAMTRLQQYRYIILPQAIRVSLPPTVGFAVQVVKNTSITSIIGFVELARAGQLVNNTTFQPFRVFIAVAALYFVVCYPLSQLSRWLERRLHAGSNR; the protein is encoded by the coding sequence ATGACGCTGAGAACATTCGGTTTCGATGAATTCGGTTTCCTGCTGCAAGCATTGCAGTGGACCATTCTCCTGACGGTCATCGCCCTTGTCGGTGGAGGTCTGCTCGGCTTTGCCGTGGCGCTTGCCCGAACCTCACCCGTCAAGGCCGTGCGCTTTGCCGCAGGTTCCTATATTCAGGTTATCCAGGGCATTCCGGTGCTGATGATCCTGTTTTTGTCCTATTACGGCCTCAGCCTTGCCGGGCTTGAGCTGCCGCCGCTCTTTGCCGCCGGCGCATCGATGACGATCTACGCATCAGGTTATCTCGCGGAAATCTGGCGCGGCTGCATCCAGGCGGTGCCGAAGCAGCAATGGGAAGCGTCGGAATCGCTTGCCATGACCCGCCTTCAACAATACCGCTACATCATCCTGCCGCAGGCAATCCGTGTTTCGCTGCCGCCAACCGTCGGCTTTGCGGTGCAGGTGGTCAAGAATACGTCGATCACATCGATCATCGGCTTCGTCGAACTCGCCCGCGCAGGGCAGCTTGTCAATAACACGACTTTCCAGCCATTCCGCGTCTTCATCGCGGTGGCCGCTCTTTATTTCGTCGTCTGCTACCCATTGTCCCAGCTGTCGCGTTGGCTGGAAAGGAGGCTTCATGCCGGAAGTAATCGTTGA
- a CDS encoding amino acid ABC transporter permease translates to MSYTFQFGVLAQYQGEILSGIWLTIKLSILSIVLGSAAGVMLASLRSIKGGAVRYLVDAYVEVIRNTPFLVQLFIVYFGLPGLGIRVGADTAALIGMTINLAAYSTEIIRAGIEAVHKSQIEAGEALGFSRFQIYRHVILVPAVAKVYPALCSQFVLMMLASSICSAISTHELAASAAFVESQTYRSFEVYIVVTLIYLALALALRAALAFMGMWLFGRRVARRTMTALPEVPA, encoded by the coding sequence ATGTCCTACACATTTCAATTCGGCGTGCTGGCCCAGTATCAGGGCGAAATCCTGAGCGGTATCTGGCTGACGATCAAGCTGTCGATCCTTTCGATCGTTCTCGGTTCGGCAGCAGGTGTCATGCTTGCATCCTTGCGCTCCATAAAGGGCGGTGCCGTGCGGTATCTTGTCGATGCTTACGTCGAGGTGATCCGCAACACGCCCTTTCTGGTCCAGCTCTTCATCGTCTATTTCGGCCTGCCTGGGCTTGGTATTCGCGTGGGCGCCGATACAGCGGCGCTGATCGGCATGACCATCAATCTTGCCGCCTATTCAACGGAAATCATCCGTGCCGGCATCGAGGCCGTGCACAAATCTCAGATCGAAGCGGGCGAGGCGCTTGGCTTCTCGCGTTTCCAGATCTATCGCCACGTCATTCTGGTGCCGGCGGTCGCCAAGGTTTATCCGGCGCTGTGCAGCCAGTTCGTGTTGATGATGCTGGCCTCCAGCATCTGCTCCGCAATTTCGACCCATGAGCTTGCCGCCTCGGCCGCTTTCGTCGAATCGCAGACCTACCGGTCTTTCGAAGTCTATATTGTCGTCACGCTGATCTATCTCGCGCTGGCGCTGGCGCTGCGCGCAGCCCTGGCATTCATGGGCATGTGGCTTTTTGGCAGGCGGGTTGCCCGCCGCACGATGACGGCCCTGCCGGAGGTGCCGGCATGA